Proteins from one Mesorhizobium sp. M9A.F.Ca.ET.002.03.1.2 genomic window:
- a CDS encoding antibiotic biosynthesis monooxygenase — protein sequence MSKSATFVRHKAKPGMRDEVRRVWEKYARPYVAGSNGALSYYYCYDDNDPDTVVVFQLAADQTSGQEFVKQPWFADYQRETADLLAGPSEVRTATPQWVKGGAA from the coding sequence ATGAGCAAAAGCGCAACTTTCGTCAGGCACAAGGCAAAACCCGGCATGCGCGACGAGGTCAGGCGCGTGTGGGAAAAATACGCACGGCCCTATGTCGCCGGCAGTAACGGCGCGCTCAGCTACTACTACTGCTACGATGACAATGATCCCGATACGGTCGTCGTGTTTCAGCTTGCCGCTGATCAGACTAGCGGTCAGGAATTCGTGAAGCAGCCCTGGTTCGCCGACTACCAGCGGGAAACGGCCGATCTGCTCGCGGGACCGTCCGAGGTCCGCACGGCGACGCCGCAGTGGGTGAAAGGCGGCGCCGCTTAG
- a CDS encoding EAL domain-containing protein has product MTNFLRIGSLFAFVLTAIVTLCAASSAFAVEPIKIARDDVALDLSGAVEIYRNQGENFQVSTAPGPDGIVRRIEVEANDARSTGDWAVFALANTTDQQLDRLIVAPHFRLVNSGIFWPDLGSTRIAAITPSEGFALDRQTSPDADVFRVTLNPGTVVTFIAELASPKLPQVYLWDPESYKDSVNSYTLFRGIVIGIAGLLALFLTILFVVKGTSMFPATAALAWAVLAYICIDFGFLNKVIEISPGNEQMWRAGTEVALAATFVVFLFAYLNLNRWHGHFSYGALVWILGLVLIAGVAIVDPAVAAGIARLSFAATVLTGLGLIVFLGIRGYDRAIMLVPSWVMVLLWLCGSWMAVTGMLDNDIAQPALGGGLILIILLIGFTVMQHAFAGGALHQGLFSDLERQALAVAGSGDTVWDWDVMRDRVVTKPDVSIQLGLAPDSLGGAARNWLPVLHADDRDTFRTTLDVVLEHRRGRVSQNFRLRGADGHYHWFSLRARPVIGSDGEVIRCVGTMVDVTEQKKSEERLLHDAVHDNLTGLPNRELLMNRLEAIISIARTEEKVRPTVFVIDIDRFKQVNDGLGISAGDTILLTIARRLHRLLKPKDSLSRFAGDQFALMLLSEQDPARIAAVADAIKHAINNPITFAKREIVLTASIGLVTWTSAQSSAEDMVKDAELAMHQAKRFGGDRIEPFRPAFRTVGTDRLQFESDLRRAIERREFTLAYQPIVRLEDGSVAGFEALLRWDHPRRGMIPPGDFIPVAESCGLIVQLGLFAMQQAAEDLAGWQKQIGDAPLSVSVNLSSRQLIRRDLVSDVRSVIARANLKPRCFRLELTESLVMDNPEQTAHVLTKLKKLGIGLSLDDFGTGYSSLAYLTRFPFDTIKIDKSFVDDATPKRAVLLRSMVNMAHELGLSVVAEGISDESNALELRQMGCEYVQSFMFGAPMPGDQVLKTLKEQYPLTQA; this is encoded by the coding sequence TTGACGAATTTCCTGCGAATCGGGTCGCTGTTCGCCTTTGTCCTGACGGCAATCGTCACGCTCTGCGCGGCATCCTCGGCCTTCGCCGTCGAACCGATCAAAATCGCCCGCGACGACGTGGCGCTCGACCTTTCGGGCGCCGTCGAAATCTACCGGAACCAGGGCGAGAACTTCCAGGTATCGACCGCGCCGGGACCGGACGGCATCGTGCGGCGCATCGAGGTCGAGGCCAATGATGCGCGCTCGACCGGCGATTGGGCGGTGTTCGCGCTTGCCAACACCACCGACCAGCAGCTCGACAGGCTGATCGTCGCGCCGCATTTCCGGCTGGTGAATTCCGGCATCTTCTGGCCGGATCTCGGCTCGACCCGCATTGCCGCGATCACGCCCAGCGAGGGCTTCGCGCTCGACCGCCAGACCAGCCCCGACGCCGATGTGTTCCGGGTGACGCTGAATCCCGGAACGGTGGTCACCTTCATTGCCGAACTTGCCTCGCCCAAACTGCCGCAGGTCTATCTATGGGATCCGGAATCCTACAAGGATTCGGTCAATTCCTACACGCTGTTTCGCGGCATCGTCATCGGCATCGCCGGCCTGCTGGCGCTGTTCTTGACCATCCTTTTCGTCGTCAAGGGGACCTCGATGTTCCCGGCAACCGCAGCACTCGCCTGGGCGGTGCTCGCCTATATCTGCATCGATTTCGGCTTTCTCAACAAGGTCATCGAAATATCGCCCGGCAACGAGCAGATGTGGCGAGCCGGAACGGAGGTGGCGCTTGCGGCGACATTCGTGGTGTTCCTGTTCGCCTATCTCAACCTCAACCGATGGCATGGCCATTTCAGCTACGGCGCGCTGGTCTGGATCCTGGGGCTGGTGCTGATCGCGGGCGTTGCAATCGTCGATCCGGCGGTCGCTGCAGGCATCGCCAGGCTGTCCTTCGCCGCCACCGTGCTGACCGGCCTCGGCCTGATCGTCTTCCTCGGCATACGCGGCTACGACCGTGCCATCATGCTGGTGCCCAGTTGGGTGATGGTGCTGTTGTGGCTATGCGGGTCGTGGATGGCGGTCACCGGCATGCTCGACAACGACATCGCCCAGCCGGCGCTGGGCGGCGGGCTGATCCTCATCATCCTGCTGATCGGCTTTACCGTCATGCAGCACGCCTTTGCCGGCGGCGCGCTGCATCAGGGCCTGTTCTCCGATCTCGAACGGCAGGCACTGGCCGTCGCCGGATCGGGCGACACGGTGTGGGACTGGGACGTGATGCGCGACCGCGTCGTCACCAAGCCAGATGTCAGCATCCAGCTTGGCCTTGCGCCCGACAGTCTGGGCGGGGCTGCCCGCAACTGGTTGCCGGTGCTGCATGCCGACGACCGCGACACGTTCCGTACCACGCTCGACGTAGTGCTCGAACACCGGCGCGGCCGGGTGTCGCAGAACTTCCGCCTGCGCGGTGCCGATGGGCACTATCACTGGTTTTCGCTGCGCGCCCGACCAGTGATCGGATCGGACGGCGAGGTCATCCGCTGCGTCGGCACCATGGTCGACGTGACGGAGCAGAAGAAGTCCGAGGAGAGGCTGCTGCACGATGCCGTGCACGACAATCTGACCGGCCTGCCGAACCGGGAATTGCTGATGAACAGGCTGGAGGCGATCATCTCGATCGCGCGCACGGAAGAGAAGGTACGTCCGACCGTCTTCGTCATCGACATCGACCGGTTCAAGCAGGTCAATGACGGGCTTGGCATCTCGGCCGGCGATACCATCCTGCTCACCATTGCGCGCCGGCTGCACCGGCTGCTCAAGCCGAAGGATTCGCTGTCGCGCTTTGCTGGCGACCAGTTCGCGCTGATGCTGCTTTCCGAACAGGATCCGGCCCGCATCGCGGCCGTCGCCGACGCCATAAAGCATGCGATCAACAACCCGATCACCTTCGCCAAGCGCGAGATCGTGCTGACCGCGTCGATCGGGCTGGTTACCTGGACCTCGGCGCAGAGTTCGGCCGAGGACATGGTCAAGGATGCCGAGCTTGCCATGCACCAGGCCAAGCGTTTCGGCGGCGACAGGATCGAGCCGTTCCGCCCCGCCTTCCGCACTGTCGGGACCGACCGGCTGCAGTTCGAGTCCGACCTGCGCCGCGCCATCGAACGGCGCGAATTCACACTCGCCTACCAGCCCATCGTTCGGTTGGAAGACGGCAGTGTTGCCGGCTTCGAGGCGCTTTTGCGGTGGGACCATCCGCGCCGCGGCATGATCCCGCCGGGCGATTTCATCCCGGTCGCCGAGAGTTGCGGCCTCATCGTGCAGCTTGGCCTGTTCGCCATGCAACAGGCCGCCGAAGATCTGGCGGGATGGCAAAAGCAGATCGGCGACGCGCCACTGTCGGTTTCGGTCAACTTGTCCAGCCGCCAGCTCATCCGCCGTGACCTGGTCAGCGACGTCCGCTCGGTGATCGCGCGGGCCAATCTGAAACCACGCTGCTTCCGGCTCGAACTCACCGAATCGCTGGTGATGGACAATCCCGAGCAGACGGCCCACGTGCTGACAAAGCTGAAGAAACTTGGTATCGGCCTGTCGCTGGACGATTTCGGCACCGGCTACTCATCGCTGGCCTATCTGACGCGCTTCCCCTTCGACACGATCAAGATCGACAAAAGCTTCGTCGACGACGCGACACCGAAGCGCGCGGTGCTGCTCAGATCCATGGTAAACATGGCGCATGAACTCGGCCTTTCGGTCGTGGCCGAGGGCATTTCGGACGAAAGCAACGCGCTCGAACTGCGCCAGATGGGCTGCGAGTATGTGCAGAGCTTCATGTTCGGCGCACCGATGCCCGGCGATCAGGTTCTGAAGACGCTGAAGGAACAGTATCCGCTGACTCAGGCTTGA
- a CDS encoding HAD family phosphatase encodes MTEIRHIVFDIGRVLIHYDPNLPFSRLIPDAEERKWFFDNVCTHEWNIEQDRGRTWEEAEALAIAEHPHHAENIRSFRRHWHEMVPHAYNDSVAIMIGLIESGHDVTMLTNFATDTLAEARQRFDFLNRPRGVTISGEIGMIKPDRGIYDHHVAAFGLEPAATLFIDDSQKNVDGAKAAGWQSVLFTDAKTLRADLDRLGIRA; translated from the coding sequence ATGACCGAAATCCGCCACATCGTTTTCGACATCGGCAGAGTGCTGATCCACTACGATCCGAACTTGCCCTTCAGCCGATTGATCCCCGACGCGGAAGAGCGGAAATGGTTCTTCGACAATGTCTGCACGCATGAGTGGAACATCGAGCAGGATCGAGGCCGGACCTGGGAAGAGGCCGAGGCGCTGGCAATCGCGGAGCATCCCCATCACGCGGAGAACATCCGCAGCTTCCGCCGCCACTGGCACGAGATGGTGCCTCACGCCTATAACGACAGCGTCGCCATCATGATCGGTCTGATCGAGAGCGGCCACGACGTCACCATGCTGACCAATTTCGCCACCGACACGCTTGCCGAAGCCCGGCAGCGTTTCGACTTTCTCAACCGTCCGCGTGGAGTGACCATTTCGGGCGAGATCGGCATGATCAAGCCGGATCGCGGCATTTACGACCATCACGTCGCCGCATTCGGCCTCGAGCCCGCGGCCACATTGTTCATCGACGACAGCCAGAAGAATGTCGACGGCGCCAAGGCGGCCGGCTGGCAGTCGGTGCTGTTCACCGATGCAAAGACGCTTCGAGCGGACCTTGATCGCCTGGGGATCAGAGCGTGA
- a CDS encoding DUF721 domain-containing protein codes for MAGKRPFGNPVPVSDLATEILDPVLRKRAGMSIGLVQSWEEIAGPRLAGCSRPEKIQWPRRMHEDDPFEPAVLVIACEGMAALHLQHETGEIINRVNAFLGFNAIGRIRIVQKPVTADKGRPKPSFRPLTAAEKAKLSGTVGLIEDDGLRASLERLGATILGQKK; via the coding sequence ATGGCAGGGAAAAGGCCCTTCGGCAATCCCGTTCCGGTGAGCGATCTCGCAACCGAGATCCTCGATCCGGTGTTGCGCAAGCGGGCCGGCATGTCGATCGGGCTCGTCCAGTCATGGGAGGAGATTGCCGGGCCGCGGCTCGCCGGCTGCTCGCGCCCGGAAAAGATCCAGTGGCCGCGCCGCATGCATGAAGACGATCCGTTCGAGCCGGCGGTGCTGGTCATCGCCTGCGAGGGCATGGCCGCGCTCCATCTGCAGCACGAGACCGGTGAGATCATCAACAGGGTCAACGCCTTTCTCGGCTTCAACGCTATCGGCCGGATCAGAATCGTGCAAAAGCCGGTGACAGCGGACAAGGGGCGGCCTAAACCAAGCTTCCGGCCGCTGACCGCGGCCGAGAAGGCGAAACTGTCGGGCACTGTCGGACTGATCGAGGATGACGGGCTGCGCGCTTCGCTGGAGCGGCTAGGCGCCACAATTCTTGGCCAAAAGAAGTGA
- a CDS encoding site-specific DNA-methyltransferase, whose protein sequence is MSAVRLLDELSHAPQQSEWLDTILKGDCVAALDRLPERSVDVIFADPPYNLQLDGDLHRPDQSKVDAVDDDWDQFASFEVYDAFTRAWLLAARRVLKPNGTIWVIGSYHNIFRVGAKMQDLGFWILNDVVWRKTNPMPNFRGRRFQNAHETMIWASRDQKGKGYTFNYEAMKASNDDIQMRSDWLFPICTGGERLKNENGDKLHPTQKPEALLARIMMASTKPGDIVLDPFFGSGTTGAVAKRLGRHFVGIEREQAYIDAANERIDAVRPLDGADLTVLTGKRAEPRVAFVSLIDTGLMRPGATLYDARKRWAAKVRADGTVAIGDSAGSIHKIGAQVQGLDACNGWTFWHYERSGGLTPIDELRRIARLGMERAGA, encoded by the coding sequence ATGTCTGCCGTGCGTCTTCTCGACGAGCTTTCCCATGCTCCCCAGCAATCCGAGTGGCTGGATACGATCCTGAAGGGCGACTGTGTCGCCGCGCTCGACCGGCTGCCCGAAAGATCCGTCGACGTGATCTTCGCCGATCCGCCCTACAATCTGCAGCTCGACGGCGATCTGCACCGGCCCGACCAGTCCAAGGTCGATGCCGTCGACGACGATTGGGACCAGTTCGCGAGCTTTGAGGTCTACGACGCCTTCACCCGCGCCTGGCTGCTGGCGGCGCGCCGCGTGCTGAAACCCAATGGCACCATCTGGGTCATCGGCTCCTACCACAACATTTTCAGGGTCGGCGCCAAGATGCAGGATCTAGGGTTCTGGATCCTCAACGACGTTGTGTGGCGCAAGACCAACCCAATGCCGAATTTCCGCGGCCGCCGCTTCCAGAATGCCCATGAGACGATGATCTGGGCCTCGCGCGACCAGAAAGGCAAGGGCTACACCTTCAACTACGAAGCCATGAAGGCGTCGAACGACGACATCCAGATGCGTTCCGACTGGCTGTTCCCGATCTGCACTGGAGGCGAACGCCTGAAGAACGAAAATGGTGACAAGCTGCATCCGACGCAGAAGCCCGAAGCGCTGCTCGCCCGCATCATGATGGCCTCGACCAAGCCCGGCGATATCGTGCTCGATCCCTTCTTCGGCTCCGGCACCACCGGTGCGGTGGCCAAGCGCCTCGGCCGGCATTTCGTTGGCATCGAGCGTGAGCAGGCCTATATCGACGCCGCCAACGAGCGCATCGATGCAGTGCGGCCGCTGGACGGCGCTGATCTAACCGTGCTTACCGGCAAGCGCGCCGAGCCGCGTGTCGCCTTCGTCAGCCTGATCGACACCGGGCTGATGCGGCCGGGCGCCACGCTCTATGACGCCAGGAAGCGCTGGGCCGCCAAGGTACGCGCCGACGGCACGGTGGCGATCGGCGACAGTGCGGGGTCGATCCACAAGATCGGCGCGCAAGTGCAGGGGCTGGACGCCTGCAACGGCTGGACCTTCTGGCACTATGAGCGCAGCGGCGGCCTGACCCCGATCGACGAGCTTCGCCGCATCGCCCGTCTGGGCATGGAGCGGGCAGGGGCCTGA
- a CDS encoding HAD family phosphatase gives MPQPDLVIFDCDGVLVDSEIIAARIEAELLTLAGYEISAEEISETYAGLTFKDIMMRVEEKSRIPFQASLIDRAEDLVDRRLRSDVRAVDGVREAVAAVTAPRCVCSNSRTERIEFMLEKVHLLPFFAGHIFSALETPSGKSKPAPDVFLFAAEKLKADPANTFVIEDSVHGVTGARTAGMRVIGFTGGAHSYPGHADALTEAGAETVIRRWAELKSVIAALSEWSADA, from the coding sequence ATGCCCCAGCCAGACCTTGTCATCTTCGATTGCGACGGCGTGCTCGTCGATTCCGAAATCATCGCCGCGCGCATCGAAGCCGAGCTTTTGACGTTGGCCGGTTACGAGATATCGGCCGAGGAGATTTCCGAAACCTATGCCGGGCTGACCTTCAAGGACATCATGATGCGGGTCGAGGAGAAGTCCCGCATCCCGTTCCAGGCCTCGCTGATCGACCGTGCCGAAGACCTGGTCGACCGCAGGCTGCGCAGCGACGTGCGCGCCGTAGATGGGGTGCGCGAGGCGGTCGCCGCGGTGACGGCACCGCGCTGCGTCTGCTCGAATTCGCGCACCGAGCGGATCGAGTTCATGCTGGAGAAGGTGCATCTGCTGCCATTCTTCGCCGGCCATATTTTTTCGGCGTTGGAAACACCGAGCGGAAAATCGAAGCCGGCGCCCGACGTGTTCCTCTTTGCCGCGGAAAAGCTCAAGGCCGACCCGGCGAACACTTTCGTCATCGAAGATTCAGTGCATGGCGTGACCGGTGCCAGGACAGCCGGCATGCGTGTGATCGGCTTCACGGGAGGGGCGCACAGCTATCCCGGGCATGCCGACGCGCTGACCGAGGCCGGCGCCGAAACGGTCATCCGCCGCTGGGCGGAATTGAAAAGCGTGATCGCGGCTCTGTCGGAATGGTCGGCGGATGCGTGA
- a CDS encoding pitrilysin family protein — translation MGVEVSRLSNGLTVATETLPSLESVALGAWVKSGARNERNEEHGMAHLLEHMAFKGTRRRSAFEIASEIEDVGGEINAATSVETTSYYARVLSDDVPLAVDILSDILQESEFDPQELEREQHVILQEIGAAHDTPDDVVFDRFTETAFRHQTIGRSILGTPETVKSFTSKQLHKFIERQYGAERMVVVAAGDIKHDNFVREVEKQLGGFRSKSDNTMPQYAQYVGGDFREDRDLMDAQIVLGFEGRAYHVRDFYASQVLSMILGGGMSSRLFQEVRERRGLCYSVYAFHWGFSDTGIFGIHAATGQSDIAELVPVVIDELQKAGESILQEELDRARAQYRAGLIMSAESPASRASQIARQMLLFGRPIAKEELMERLAALTVERLTDLSSRLFSTKPTLTAVGPVGTLAPYEAILDSLSGTQTTARKLAV, via the coding sequence ATGGGTGTTGAGGTAAGCCGTCTGTCGAACGGCCTGACAGTCGCCACCGAAACCCTTCCAAGCCTCGAATCCGTCGCTCTTGGCGCCTGGGTCAAATCAGGAGCCCGCAACGAGCGTAACGAAGAGCACGGAATGGCCCACCTGCTTGAACATATGGCGTTCAAGGGAACCAGAAGGCGCAGCGCCTTCGAGATCGCCTCGGAAATCGAGGATGTCGGCGGCGAGATCAATGCCGCCACCAGTGTCGAGACCACCTCTTACTATGCCAGGGTGCTGAGCGACGACGTGCCCCTGGCCGTCGATATCCTCTCCGACATCCTGCAGGAATCCGAATTCGACCCGCAGGAGCTGGAGCGCGAGCAGCATGTGATCCTGCAGGAGATCGGCGCCGCTCACGATACGCCCGACGACGTCGTCTTCGACCGCTTCACCGAGACTGCCTTCCGCCACCAGACGATCGGCCGCTCCATCCTCGGCACGCCGGAGACCGTCAAATCCTTCACCTCGAAACAATTGCACAAATTCATCGAACGGCAATATGGCGCCGAGCGCATGGTGGTCGTCGCCGCCGGCGACATCAAGCACGACAATTTCGTGCGCGAGGTCGAGAAGCAGCTCGGCGGTTTCCGCAGCAAGTCCGACAACACGATGCCGCAATATGCGCAATATGTCGGCGGCGATTTCCGCGAGGACCGCGACCTGATGGACGCGCAGATCGTGCTGGGGTTCGAGGGCCGCGCCTATCATGTACGCGACTTCTACGCCTCGCAGGTCCTGTCGATGATCCTTGGCGGCGGCATGTCGTCACGTCTCTTCCAGGAGGTCCGCGAAAGGCGTGGGCTTTGCTATTCGGTCTATGCCTTCCACTGGGGGTTTTCCGACACCGGTATATTCGGCATCCATGCCGCGACCGGACAGAGCGATATCGCCGAATTGGTGCCGGTGGTCATCGACGAGCTGCAGAAGGCCGGCGAGAGCATACTGCAGGAGGAACTCGACCGGGCACGCGCCCAGTACCGCGCGGGCCTGATCATGTCCGCTGAAAGCCCGGCCAGCCGCGCCTCGCAGATCGCCAGGCAAATGCTTCTGTTCGGCCGGCCGATCGCCAAGGAAGAGCTGATGGAACGGCTGGCGGCGCTGACGGTGGAGCGGCTGACAGACCTGTCGTCGCGGCTGTTTTCGACCAAGCCGACGCTGACTGCCGTCGGACCGGTGGGTACGCTCGCTCCCTACGAGGCGATCCTCGACTCGCTTTCGGGCACGCAGACCACGGCCCGAAAGCTCGCCGTCTAA
- a CDS encoding GNAT family protein yields the protein MFALPFFRRDLPALKGDQVTLRVPLTNDYREWSALRGESRAFLEPWEPRWNPDELDRTAWRHRLSRYREDYAQGTAIAFFIFEKSNGKLVGGITLGNIRHGVAQSGHIGYWVGERYSGRGLMTDAVKVVVRFAFDTLRLHRIEAACIPDNARSIRVLEKAGFRREGLLRSYLRINGIWQDHYLYARIEDDPPGAGTKD from the coding sequence ATGTTCGCGCTCCCTTTCTTTCGCCGCGACCTGCCGGCACTGAAGGGCGATCAGGTCACGCTGCGCGTGCCGCTGACCAACGACTATCGCGAATGGTCGGCGCTGCGTGGGGAAAGCCGCGCCTTCCTGGAGCCGTGGGAGCCGCGGTGGAACCCCGACGAGCTCGACCGCACGGCCTGGCGGCATCGCCTCAGCCGCTATCGCGAAGATTACGCGCAGGGAACGGCCATAGCCTTCTTCATCTTCGAGAAAAGCAACGGCAAGCTTGTCGGCGGAATCACCCTTGGCAACATCCGCCACGGCGTCGCGCAAAGCGGCCATATCGGCTACTGGGTCGGCGAGCGCTACAGTGGCCGCGGCCTGATGACCGACGCGGTCAAGGTGGTGGTGCGCTTCGCCTTCGATACGCTGAGGTTGCACCGGATCGAAGCTGCCTGTATCCCCGACAACGCCCGGTCGATCCGCGTGCTTGAAAAAGCCGGATTCCGGCGCGAAGGACTTCTGCGATCCTATCTCAGGATCAACGGCATCTGGCAGGACCATTACCTTTACGCCCGGATCGAGGACGATCCGCCGGGCGCGGGAACGAAGGACTGA
- a CDS encoding DsbA family protein, whose amino-acid sequence MLRPPFGKSLSRRNLLSSLAAIPAVVLLAACSDSGEKPVAQDVEPAVPADPAKPAIPATPAAAKAPEVQGTVDMAALLKPGALPDAQLGKDDAKVTIVEYASMTCPHCAHFHETTLPELKTKYIDTGKARLILREFPFDPSAEAGFMLARCSKDNYFPMVDVLFKQQANWAGGGNVKDALLQISKMAGFTQESFEACLTDQKLLDDVRSVQKRGADEFKVDSTPTFFINGKTYKGALSIAEMSAIIDPLL is encoded by the coding sequence ATGCTCCGTCCCCCGTTTGGCAAAAGCTTGTCCCGCAGAAACCTCCTGTCTTCGCTGGCTGCCATTCCGGCGGTGGTTCTGCTCGCCGCATGCAGCGACTCGGGCGAAAAACCCGTGGCGCAGGACGTCGAGCCTGCGGTTCCCGCCGATCCCGCGAAGCCGGCCATTCCGGCTACTCCGGCCGCCGCCAAGGCGCCAGAAGTTCAGGGCACGGTGGACATGGCGGCATTGCTGAAGCCCGGCGCACTGCCCGACGCGCAACTGGGCAAGGACGACGCGAAGGTCACCATCGTTGAATATGCCTCGATGACCTGTCCGCATTGCGCGCATTTCCACGAAACCACACTCCCGGAGCTGAAGACGAAATATATCGACACCGGCAAGGCTCGCCTTATCCTGCGCGAATTTCCGTTCGACCCCAGCGCCGAGGCCGGTTTCATGCTGGCGCGCTGCTCCAAGGATAATTATTTCCCGATGGTGGACGTTCTGTTCAAGCAGCAGGCGAACTGGGCAGGTGGTGGCAATGTCAAGGACGCCCTGCTGCAAATCTCCAAGATGGCCGGTTTTACACAGGAGTCCTTCGAGGCCTGCTTGACGGACCAGAAACTTCTGGACGATGTGAGATCGGTCCAGAAGCGCGGCGCCGATGAATTCAAGGTCGACTCGACGCCGACCTTCTTTATCAACGGAAAGACCTACAAGGGGGCGCTGTCGATTGCAGAAATGTCGGCCATCATCGACCCTCTGCTTTGA
- the thrC gene encoding threonine synthase, with amino-acid sequence MQYVSTRGEAPVLGFSDAVLAGLARDGGLYVPDSWPQFSAADIRAMRGLAYPDLAIRVLSPFLGGEIAVPVFERLVREAYATFRHEAVCPLVQTGSNIFVLELFHGPTLAFKDVAMQLLARLMDHVLAERDQRATIVGATSGDTGGAAIDAFAGRDRTDIFVLFPHGRVSPVQQRQMTTSTAANVHALAVEGNFDDCQGLVKDMFNDHGFRDRVSLSGVNSINWARIMAQIVYYFSSALSLGAPDRPVSFTVPTGNFGDIFAGYAAKKMGLPIERLIIATNDNDILARTLSSGEYRTKDVFSTTSPSMDIQVSSNFERLLFEAAGRNASTVRRYMSGLKQSGAFTIEADEIDRIRSEFDAGRSTMDEVAATIRSTLAASDYLLDPHTAAAMHVAVAKAAKAVPMVVLGTAHPAKFPAAVEAASGVSPALPAWLGELMTSEEKYTVLPSDLKMVEDYVSRHTRAAN; translated from the coding sequence ATGCAATATGTGAGTACCCGCGGGGAAGCGCCCGTGCTTGGATTTTCCGACGCGGTGCTGGCGGGACTGGCGCGCGATGGCGGGCTTTATGTGCCTGATAGCTGGCCGCAGTTTTCCGCGGCCGATATCCGCGCCATGCGCGGCCTTGCCTATCCCGACCTCGCCATCCGCGTACTGTCGCCGTTTCTAGGCGGCGAGATCGCGGTACCGGTCTTCGAACGCCTGGTGCGCGAAGCCTATGCGACCTTTCGTCACGAAGCCGTCTGCCCGTTGGTGCAGACCGGGTCGAACATTTTCGTTCTGGAGCTCTTCCACGGTCCGACGCTTGCCTTCAAGGACGTGGCCATGCAGCTTCTCGCCCGGCTGATGGACCATGTGCTTGCCGAACGCGACCAGCGCGCCACCATCGTCGGCGCCACGTCCGGCGACACAGGCGGGGCCGCCATCGATGCCTTCGCCGGGCGCGACCGCACCGACATCTTCGTTCTTTTCCCGCACGGCCGGGTCTCGCCGGTGCAGCAGCGGCAGATGACGACATCCACCGCCGCAAACGTCCATGCACTGGCGGTCGAAGGCAATTTCGACGATTGCCAGGGCCTGGTGAAGGACATGTTCAACGATCACGGTTTTCGCGACCGGGTGTCGCTGTCCGGCGTCAATTCGATCAACTGGGCCCGCATCATGGCCCAGATCGTCTATTATTTCTCGTCGGCGCTGTCGCTCGGCGCGCCAGACCGGCCGGTTTCCTTCACAGTGCCGACCGGCAATTTCGGCGACATCTTCGCCGGCTACGCCGCCAAGAAGATGGGCCTGCCAATCGAGCGGCTGATCATCGCGACCAATGACAACGACATTCTGGCGCGCACGCTGTCGAGCGGCGAGTACCGCACGAAGGACGTCTTTTCGACCACGTCGCCATCGATGGACATCCAGGTTTCTTCCAATTTCGAGCGCTTGCTGTTCGAGGCGGCCGGCCGCAATGCTTCGACCGTGCGGCGCTACATGAGCGGCCTCAAGCAGTCCGGCGCCTTCACCATCGAAGCGGACGAGATCGACAGGATCCGCTCCGAATTCGATGCCGGCCGTTCGACCATGGACGAAGTGGCCGCCACGATCCGCTCGACGCTCGCAGCCAGCGACTATCTGCTCGACCCGCACACGGCCGCGGCCATGCATGTTGCGGTTGCGAAGGCCGCCAAAGCCGTACCCATGGTGGTGCTGGGCACTGCCCATCCGGCAAAGTTCCCGGCAGCCGTCGAAGCCGCCAGCGGCGTGTCGCCAGCCCTGCCCGCATGGCTAGGCGAGTTGATGACATCAGAGGAAAAATACACGGTACTTCCATCCGACCTGAAAATGGTGGAAGATTATGTTAGCCGCCACACGCGGGCGGCAAATTAG